The nucleotide window AGGTCGGCGCTGTCTGACGGTCTGACCCGCGCGTCGTCTCGTCCCGGCCGGACCATCCGGTCGGGACGAGCGCTGCTGGGGTTCGTCAGCGTCATCATCGCCCTGTTCCTCGTCACCCCGCGATCTACCTGGTCGTCCGGGTGGCGGGAATCGGGGGCGATGAGGCCCTGGCGTACCTGTTCCGGCCGCGAACGGGGCAACTCCTCTGGCGGACGACGCAACTCGCGGTCATCGTGACCGTTGCCTCGATCCTGCTGGGCGTCGGATCGGCGTGGTGCGTGACCCGTGGGATCCGCCGCGGGCGCCCCGTCGTCATCGCCTTGCTCGCTGCGCCCCTTGCCATCCCGTCGTATGTGTCCGGATTCGTGTGGACGCGCCTGGTTCCGGGATTCGAGGGCCTCTGGGCTGCGGCGCTCGTGCTGACGCTGGCCTGTTATCCCCTTGTCATGCTGCCCACCCTGGCGGTGCTCAGCGGGACCGGGCGCACCGACGAAGACGCCGCGCGAACGCTCGGCTGTGGTCCCGTGACGGCGTTCGTGCGGGTGACCCTGCCGCGCATCCGAACCGTGATCGTCGCCGGCGGACTGCTGGTCGCGTTGTACGCGATCAGCGACTTCGGCGGGCCTGCCATCGTCCGGTTCGAGCCCTTCACGGTCGGAATCTACAACGCCTACAACGGAACCCTGGATCGCTCCGTCGCCGCCCTGTACGGGCTGGTGCTCGCGCTGATAGCGGTGGTGCTCGCCCTCGCCGAACGGCACGTGCGGCGCGACGTCGACTCCGGCGTCACCCCTCGGCGGGCCCGGACGGCCCACGACCGACTGCCGGCCTGGGCCTTCGTGATCGTGACCGTCGGCGTCGGCGTCGTGGTCCCGGTCGCCGGCCTGGTGAACGAGATCCGCGAGTCGCGTCGGCTCGGGTTCGACGGCCTCGGTGAGTTGCTGGCCTGGGTCGGCCCGTTCACGAAAACGACGATGATCCTGTCGGTACAGGCGGCGATCGTCATCGCGGTTCTGGCTCTCCCCCTGGCGTTCTTCGTATCCCGGCCTCGGACGAGGACCGGTGACACCGTCGAGGTGGTGTCCTACCTCGGCTACACACTGCCCGGCGTGACGGTCGCGTTGTCGATGGTGTTCCTGGGGACCCGGGTCTTTCCCGACTACTACCTCTCCGCGACGATGCTCATCGCGACCTACGCGGTGCTGTTCCTGCCCGTGTGTCTCGGGCCGGTTCGATCCGGGGTCGACGCGATCCCGCCGCAGGTGGCCGATGTGTCGCGCACCCTGGGCGCGGGTCCGCTGGCCACCGCCGTCCGCGTCCGGTTGCCGCTGGTGATGCCTTCCGTGCTGGCCGGTGCCGCACTGGCGTTTCTGTCGGTGGCCAAGGAGCTCCCCGCCACCCTGATGCTCGCTCCGATCGGTACGCGGACGCTCGCCACCGACATGTGGAGTCTCAACAATGATCTGAACTATGGGCGGGCCGCAGTCCTCGGCCTGGTTCTGATCATCGTCGCGTCGGTACCGACCGCGGCACTGTCCACCCTGTTCGGAAGGGGCGTGAGCCGATGAACGACGCGGTGCGGATCGAGGACATCTCGGTCTCGTTCGGTGATTCGACCGTGCTCGACGGGGTCTCCCTGCGGGTGCCGTCCGGCTCGATCACCGCGGTCATCGGCCCGTCCGGATGCGGCAAGACCACCCTGCTGCGGACGATCGCGGGCCTGGAACAGATCCGATCGGGGCGTATCGAAATCGGGGGTGTCGAGGTCGCCTCGGTTCGAGCTGATCGCGAGCGCAGGGTCGACGTCCCGACCGAGCGCCGCAGTTTCGGTCTGGTCCCGCAGGAGGGCGCGCTGTTCGGCAACATGAGCGTCGCCGGGAACGTCGGGTTCGGCCTCGGCCCGTGGTGGCGTCGGACACCGGGCCGGGCGGCCCGCGTCTCGGAGCTGCTCGAGGTCGTCGGGCTGAGCGAGTTCCGCGGCCGTCACCCGGGCGCGTTGTCCGGCGGACAGCGGCAGCGAGTGGCACTGGCCAGGGCGCTGGCCCCACGGCCAGCCGTGATCGGACTCGACGAGCCGTTCTCCGCACTCGACGCCCAGTTGCGCACTCGACTCCGCGACCATGTTCGCGACACGATCCTGGCCGAGGGGTCAAGCGGACTGCTTGTCACCCACGACCGCGAAGAGGCCATGGCGATGGCCGACGAGATCGTGGTGCTGATGGCCGGACGGGTGCGCCAGGTGGGATCACCCGAGGAGATCTATCTCGCGCCGGTGGACGTCGAGGTCGCGCGGATGTTCGGCGAGGTCTCGGAACTGCCCGGCGACGCGGACGGGGATGTCGTGCGTTGTCCGGCCGGATCGCTGCGTTTGCGGAAGCCGGCCCGTGGTTCGGGGACGGTCTTGCTCCGTCCCGGTGACCTCGACGTCGTGACCTCCCCGGACGGGTCGGAACTCGGTCGAGCGAGGGTGCTCACGGTCAGGCCGTGCGGAGAGCACATCGAGGTCCGGGTGTCGCTGTCCGCCGCCGATCAGGCCCGACGCGACGCCGAGGTCGAACTGTTGGTGCGCGCGGAACCCGAGTGGGCGGGTTCGCCGGGTGATCAGATCGCGTTCCGGCAGCGCCGTCCGGCGCACTTCTGCCCGGCCTCCTGAACCCGCGCACCGGGTACGGGCGTCACCACCAGCCGGTGGTCTTCTGCAGATCCGCTTCCATCGCCGGGATGAGGCTGCGCACGAACGTGGCGGACAGATGGTGGTAGTCGTGCCACATCAGGATGTTCCCGACCACCGCCGGGCAGTACGTGTCGTCGCACATGGCGTCGGTGTAGTCCAGGAAGGACATGTTCGGGAACTCGTCGGCCAGCGCGGCGGCCGGGTCGGTCGGCGCCATGGCCTGTGCGCGGGAGACACCGCACACCTCGGGCTTGCGACCGCTGGCGAGGCACTCCGGCGGCTTCATCTGGCCGGTCGACCACGGGTTGTCGCGGATGCCGATCACCTTCTGCCCGCGGTCGCGGAACCGGGCGAAGATCTCCTTGTAGTCCTTGGGCACGTTGTCGCCCTTCTCCGCCCCCTGGGGCGGACGGGTCGAGGTGGTGAACACGTAGTCCGGCTTGTCCACGGCCAAGCGTTCCATCACGCGATTCGACCAATCGTTGCACTGGTAGTACTTCTGGCCGAACCAGGTGAAGACGTGCTCGGTGGTCAGCGCGCAACCCACCTTGAGGTAGGTCGTGACCCGGAAGTTGTTCCGCTTGCCGATGTCGTCGAGCGCGGTGATCCACTGCTCGGCATGTGAGCCGCCGACCAGGGCGATGGTGCGGGTGGCGTTCACGTCGCCGTAGTACCCGACCTTGATCGACGGGTCCTTCCAGCCGCTGATGATCGAGTCGTAGGAGGTGATCGGCCAGTCCTTGTCGACCACGTCGGGGCTCGGCTGCGCGGTCACCTTCGGGACCGGCGCACCGTCGAGGAAGGCTCGCGCGCCGGGGTACAGGCGAGGGTCGAGGTTCTCGGTGTTGAGGGTCGCGTTGGCGGCGTCGCGCTGCCAGGTCACCGCGGCGCTGCCGGCGGCCACGCTGACGATCAGCAGGATCGCGAGAACCGCACCACGGTAGCCGCGCGAGTTCTGGAAGCCGGGTTTGTCCGCCTTCTGGGGCTTGCCTGCCGTCTGGGGCGCGTCGGCGTCGGTCTTCTTGCGTCTGAGCGAGCCGGAGCGCAGCGGTGCCTCGACGTACTTGGTGGTCAGCCAGGCGATCAGCACGGACACACCGAGGATGCCGGTGCCCTCGAGCCAGGACACCTCGTCCTGGTAGCGCCACGCCATGTAGAAGATCAGCAGCGGCCAGTGCCACAGGTACAGCGCGTAGGCGATGGAACCGAGCCACACCAGCTGCGGATGCGAGAGACCACGACTCACCCGGGCCTGCCCGGCAGCGGGACGGGCGGTGGCGGCCGAGCCCGCCCAGATCAGGACGAGCGTCGCGCCGACGGGCACGAGCGCCCACGCCGCGGGGTACTCCTGGACGCCGGCGATCCACCAGCCGCACGTGATGATCAGGCCGAGCGCGACGACGCTGAGCAGGTTCCGCATCCGGGCGGACATTGCCAGCTTCGGCATCCACACCGCGAGCAGGCCGCCGGCGAGCGGCTCCCACAGACGCGCGACGGTGTCGTAGTAGGTGAACGGCTGGTTGATGCCGTGGCGGTAGTTGGCCCACGCGAAGGACACCAGCGCGACGCCCAGCAGCGCGAACCCGACGATGCCGCGCACGACCTGGGGCCGGCGGAACAACTCGAACTTGAATGCCAACGCGCGCAGCACACCACCCAGCGCGAGCGCGGACAGCAGTGTGATCAGGAAGAACTGACCCTGCATCGACATCGACCACAGGTGCTGCATCGGGCTGTTCGCGGAGTCCGCGGCCGCATAGTCCTGCGACTCGAACGCGAGATGCCAGTTCTGGTAGTACAGCGCGCTGGCCTGCAGTTCGGCGCCCAACGGGCCCCACCGCGTGGTCGGCATGACCAGCGCGATCATCGCCGCGACGAACGCCAGCACCAGCAGCAGCGCCGGCAGCAGGCGGCGGACCAGGCGCCAGAACCGCGGCCACGGGTTGATCGCCTTGCCCCACGAGGCCGACGCCGGCTGGGTCGCGAGCACGTGCTTGAGCAGTGACGCCACGAAGAAATAGCCGGACAGCGTCAGGAAGACGTCGACGCCGCCGGAGACCCGGCCGAACCAGACGTGGAAGACGGCGACCAATGCGATCGCGATGCCGCGCAGGCCGTCGAGGTCGAGTCGATAGCCCGAGGTGTTACCGGTCGCGGCGTCCTCGTTGGGCGTCGCGACGACCGGGGTCACTTCGGGAACGGGCGTGCGCACAGAGGGCGATGGTACTTGTCCCCGACCCCGCCACGCCGCGCCCGAGGCGGGTGTCGGAAGACACACAGGTGGTTCGAAGGTTCGCGATATGCCGCCACGACCTCGGAATACGGCCGTACGCTCGGAGGATCCCCGCAAACCGCAGTGTGAGGAGTTGCATGCTGTTCTTCTCGATGGGCCTCTCGCTCGACGGTTTCGTCGCCGACCGTGACGGCGACTTCAACTGGTCGGTGCCGGACGACGAACTCTTCGAATTCCACACCGACCGGATACGCGAACTCGGCGCGGAGATTCTCGGACGCCGGCTGTACGAGACGATGCGGGTCTGGGAAACCGACCCGGCGATGCGCCACGACGAGGCGAGCATCGCCTTCGCGGATCTGTGGACGGCACTTCCCAAGGTGGTGTTCAGCCGCACGCTCGACCGCGTCGAGGGCAACGCCAGACTCGCCCGACGTCCGTTGGCGGACGAGGTCGCCGAGGTCGTCGGCTCGACCGACGGTGATGTCGAGATCGGCGGTGCCGACCTGGCGTCGCAGGCCTTCGAACAGGGCCTCGTCGACGAACTCCGCATCTTCCGCTACCCGGTCGTGGTCGGCGGCGGTACGGCGTTCTTCCCGCCGGTCACCAAACGGGTCGACCTCGATCTCGTCGAGACGCGGGTGTTCGGCGGTCAGGTGATCTACGAGAGACATCGGGTGAATCGCGAGTAGCCCCCGCGTATCCCTCTGCCGGCCGAACAGCGCGACCGCACATTCGTTCGCGGTGCGTCTAAACCTTCAGCCACGACGATCCCCCCGGCACCCTGTCTCCCAGTCATCACATGCATCACATGCAACCGATCAGGGGAGACATACATGACGACACGACGATCCGCCGCGATCATCGGGGCGGGCCTGGCCGGGACCTCCGCGGGTCTCGGCCTTCTCGACGCCGGTTTCGACGTCACTATCTACAGCGACCGCGACCGCGAGACGCTGCGCGACAAGGTCCCGCCGACCGGGGTGGGCGTCTACTTCGGCAGGTCCCAGGAGTGGGATGCCGAGATCATCGAGGACCTGTACGAGGTCGGCAAGACCACCGGCATGAGTGTCCGCCTGTACGGCGGCGCCGGCGAGGACCGTGCCCCCGTGCTGGAATACGATCCGGACTACGGCTACATCGCCGCGGCCGTCGACCTCCGCCTACGTGCCGACGACCGGCTGGGCCGCTTCCTGGATCGCGGCGGTCGCTTCGAGGTCACCACGGTCGACGTCGACCGCCTCGACGAGATCGCCGCCGCGGCCGACCTGACTCTCGTCGCCACCGGCAAGGGCGGATTGTCGTCGCTGTTCCCGGTCGACGAGTCGCGCACCCACTACCGCGAGCCGCAGCGTCGTCTGCTGCAGGTCACCCTGACCGGCGTCGATCACGGCCCCGATGTGTTCTCCTACCGTTCCCCGGCGGGCGCCGGTCACTCGCTGTACAACCTCGACAGCGAGAACGGCGAGCTGTTCGTCGGCCCGTTCCTGCACAAGGACGCCGGGGCGACCTGGTCGTTCATCGTCTTCGCCAAGCCGTCGGGCGCGTGGGCCTCGCGCATCGACGACGTCCACGACGCGGTGACCGCACGTCGCGCCATCGCCGGCATCTTCGGTGAGTTCTTCCCTGAGGACGCACCGGTCATCGACCGGCTGCAGGTCATCGAGTCCGATCCGGTGTCGTGGCTGAAGGGTGCGGTCACCCCGACCGTGCGTCAGGCAGTGGCCACCACCAAGAGCGGACATCCGGTCTCGGCCATCGGCGACACCGCCATCGCCGTCGACCCGGTCGCCGGCCAGGGTGCCCAGAACACGGTCATCCAGATCGCCGA belongs to Gordonia westfalica and includes:
- a CDS encoding styrene monooxygenase/indole monooxygenase family protein, which codes for MTTRRSAAIIGAGLAGTSAGLGLLDAGFDVTIYSDRDRETLRDKVPPTGVGVYFGRSQEWDAEIIEDLYEVGKTTGMSVRLYGGAGEDRAPVLEYDPDYGYIAAAVDLRLRADDRLGRFLDRGGRFEVTTVDVDRLDEIAAAADLTLVATGKGGLSSLFPVDESRTHYREPQRRLLQVTLTGVDHGPDVFSYRSPAGAGHSLYNLDSENGELFVGPFLHKDAGATWSFIVFAKPSGAWASRIDDVHDAVTARRAIAGIFGEFFPEDAPVIDRLQVIESDPVSWLKGAVTPTVRQAVATTKSGHPVSAIGDTAIAVDPVAGQGAQNTVIQIAELVKAARAHDGEFSADWLAEEFEKHWERRGQAAVEVTRLFLGDPDYATHLELSFPAAAVDPNVAQALLGLLSDPNPLLGLRTREDVENFITAVAGEPYDQVLARFAPAGQFSGAAPATVTV
- a CDS encoding ABC transporter ATP-binding protein; protein product: MNDAVRIEDISVSFGDSTVLDGVSLRVPSGSITAVIGPSGCGKTTLLRTIAGLEQIRSGRIEIGGVEVASVRADRERRVDVPTERRSFGLVPQEGALFGNMSVAGNVGFGLGPWWRRTPGRAARVSELLEVVGLSEFRGRHPGALSGGQRQRVALARALAPRPAVIGLDEPFSALDAQLRTRLRDHVRDTILAEGSSGLLVTHDREEAMAMADEIVVLMAGRVRQVGSPEEIYLAPVDVEVARMFGEVSELPGDADGDVVRCPAGSLRLRKPARGSGTVLLRPGDLDVVTSPDGSELGRARVLTVRPCGEHIEVRVSLSAADQARRDAEVELLVRAEPEWAGSPGDQIAFRQRRPAHFCPAS
- a CDS encoding ABC transporter permease, which codes for MAGIGGDEALAYLFRPRTGQLLWRTTQLAVIVTVASILLGVGSAWCVTRGIRRGRPVVIALLAAPLAIPSYVSGFVWTRLVPGFEGLWAAALVLTLACYPLVMLPTLAVLSGTGRTDEDAARTLGCGPVTAFVRVTLPRIRTVIVAGGLLVALYAISDFGGPAIVRFEPFTVGIYNAYNGTLDRSVAALYGLVLALIAVVLALAERHVRRDVDSGVTPRRARTAHDRLPAWAFVIVTVGVGVVVPVAGLVNEIRESRRLGFDGLGELLAWVGPFTKTTMILSVQAAIVIAVLALPLAFFVSRPRTRTGDTVEVVSYLGYTLPGVTVALSMVFLGTRVFPDYYLSATMLIATYAVLFLPVCLGPVRSGVDAIPPQVADVSRTLGAGPLATAVRVRLPLVMPSVLAGAALAFLSVAKELPATLMLAPIGTRTLATDMWSLNNDLNYGRAAVLGLVLIIVASVPTAALSTLFGRGVSR
- a CDS encoding acyltransferase family protein — its product is MRTPVPEVTPVVATPNEDAATGNTSGYRLDLDGLRGIAIALVAVFHVWFGRVSGGVDVFLTLSGYFFVASLLKHVLATQPASASWGKAINPWPRFWRLVRRLLPALLLVLAFVAAMIALVMPTTRWGPLGAELQASALYYQNWHLAFESQDYAAADSANSPMQHLWSMSMQGQFFLITLLSALALGGVLRALAFKFELFRRPQVVRGIVGFALLGVALVSFAWANYRHGINQPFTYYDTVARLWEPLAGGLLAVWMPKLAMSARMRNLLSVVALGLIITCGWWIAGVQEYPAAWALVPVGATLVLIWAGSAATARPAAGQARVSRGLSHPQLVWLGSIAYALYLWHWPLLIFYMAWRYQDEVSWLEGTGILGVSVLIAWLTTKYVEAPLRSGSLRRKKTDADAPQTAGKPQKADKPGFQNSRGYRGAVLAILLIVSVAAGSAAVTWQRDAANATLNTENLDPRLYPGARAFLDGAPVPKVTAQPSPDVVDKDWPITSYDSIISGWKDPSIKVGYYGDVNATRTIALVGGSHAEQWITALDDIGKRNNFRVTTYLKVGCALTTEHVFTWFGQKYYQCNDWSNRVMERLAVDKPDYVFTTSTRPPQGAEKGDNVPKDYKEIFARFRDRGQKVIGIRDNPWSTGQMKPPECLASGRKPEVCGVSRAQAMAPTDPAAALADEFPNMSFLDYTDAMCDDTYCPAVVGNILMWHDYHHLSATFVRSLIPAMEADLQKTTGWW
- a CDS encoding dihydrofolate reductase family protein; amino-acid sequence: MLFFSMGLSLDGFVADRDGDFNWSVPDDELFEFHTDRIRELGAEILGRRLYETMRVWETDPAMRHDEASIAFADLWTALPKVVFSRTLDRVEGNARLARRPLADEVAEVVGSTDGDVEIGGADLASQAFEQGLVDELRIFRYPVVVGGGTAFFPPVTKRVDLDLVETRVFGGQVIYERHRVNRE